One Helicoverpa zea isolate HzStark_Cry1AcR chromosome 30, ilHelZeax1.1, whole genome shotgun sequence genomic window, gttcgtgaaaatgattttaattgatatgaaattcttttttattattattgtttttggtaagtacctacctaattagcTTTTCCTGTTATTGTAAAATTGAGTGTATCtaattcacaataaaatgcgTAAAATCGAAATGACTGGAAATAATGTTACTCACTTGtgttggcctagtgggtaaagaaccaacctcctGAGTATGAGGACGTGGGTTCGATTcgaggtcaggcaagtaccaatgctacttttctaagtttgtatgtactttctaagtatatcttggacaccaacggctgataaaaaaaaggtgaaggaaaacatcttgaggaaacctggactataaagtctgaaattaccaacccgcattgagcaagcgtggtgattaatgctcaatccttctccgtgtgagaggaggccgcagcccagcagtgggacgataaaaaggctgtatcacttgtgagatgacggcagatagataCGCATGAAAGAAGAAGCGAagacaacaaataaaattaatatacggACAAGATGATTAATTGAGTTATATGCTTCTATATTTCTAGCATACATAACTGAAGGCAAAGTGATAGTTCTACGGGATTATGATGAAGAACCTTTCTTTGTTGAACACGAAAATGAAGACAGAGAACCAAAAGCCTATAGTGTTTTCAGTCCAGACTCTAAACACAGGGCGAATCGACCTAAACCGAGACACGCGGTACTACATTACGGCAGACATATTTATCATTTAGACAGCTTTAAAGATCTCACAAAACTAAGATCCAAACTCGACAAAATAAATACTGATTACATCTCTAAAGGTTATATAGATTTAATTAACGAGCTTATAAAATCTAGTTATGAAAGAGAAACAGGAACGCAACAAAGTTCTGGACCAGAACTGTATATACTGTCAAAAAGACCAATAAGTTTTGAATGCAACGGTAAAAACTGCGAAGATGGCTATAGAAAGTCAAGCAGACAGCCAAATGAGGACGATTTAGCTTGGCATCACAAAAAAATGCCTCTAGGTTACCACAAAAGATTCAAAATCGTTGACAATGACAGCAATTTTAAGCGGCAGAAGAAAAAGATTTATAAATCATCGGAAGAGTCAAGGGAGACAAAGAAAAAGAAGTATTCCTCTGATTCCAGTTCTTCTGAAAGTAAAGAGAGTAAGGAATCGAATGAGAGTGGAGAGCATAGCGATAGTAACGATTCAAAAGAGAGTGGGGAAGAAAAAAGCAGTGAAGAATCGAAAGAAAGCAACGAAAGCAAACTAAAGAGCAGCGAAAGCAATGAAAAAAGCAGCGAAAGCtatgaacacaaaaaaaagaagaagagaaACCAAGATTCAAGCTCAAGAAGTTCAGAAGAAAGGTACACAACAAAACGACCGAAAAAATACGGCTCGCAATCAAACAGTGACGAGCGATGGAAAAAAGACGATTCGTCTTCTAAAAGCTATGAAGATTTCACGAAAAGAAATGACGATTCGGCAGAAGATAAACGCAAAACATTTGATAACGATGTTATTATACAAGGCAATAAGATTTATCATTCGAAAAATGATAAGCCGAAGAGGCACGGAAAACATGAGAAGGACACACGAAGGAGGCTACAGCACTTTATGCCAAAAAGGTTCCATTGGAAAGCTTCGGAAATACATGATTTGGGTTACTATTGGTTTAATGGGCCAAAGGGACGGTATCCGGCGCCACAGCCGTTGAattaagaagaaataaaatttatatattatagttcctacaatttgttttaatttgcaaTTGCACTATACTAGTGTACTATTTAACTGTTACAGTAACTAAATCAAAACCAGTCGTGAAATTGGATCCCGTAAAATGGCTAaatagggggggggggggggatgTAGCAAGCCTTCTCGTAGAGCGTCACCTATGCTCGGGCCCTCCCCGTGAGTAGCGgcatactcgtatgccgtgaaACCGATTGCTACACTACACTACGATGACAAGTCAGAGAATTCGCAGCTTTGGCGATCAACATTGAAGGGTTCTCACAGGAAAAGGCGGATATACTCTCCGACCTATATCGAAACACGCAGTGTGATATCTTATGCGTGCAAGAAACCCATCGAGATGCCAACCAGAGCCGTCCACACATACTCGGACTATAGCTAAATGGTAAGTCGCCGTTAGTTAGGAATGATGTTGCtgtgctgtgccctaacagggtccataatatgtacctagctttaggccccttgtaacatcattgtaacattatggtatgcaaacACGGCAGTATATTGCGAAAAATGGACTCGGTGAGTAAATCGTGCGAGAAGCGCGAGAGAGACTTTGGCTGCACGTTTGTCTTCCAATCTTCCAATCCGGTAGGAACTCcatagatatacaaaataataaaacgtcaaatataatgtttaataaattttattatcatgTAAATATTCAAgtgcttaaaaataaatttagttccctttattttacaattttatttgttagctattaatttaattgtacACTATAATTTCAAGCTAGTTTTTTTTCGCCTTTAGTCTATTTGGGGACAGTTGTATTCAGATAATTGCAGtcaaaataacacaaataagTTTTCTTAGGCTTACAGTGAGTTGCACCATATAACGATAACTATAATAtataactataacgataaccgaaccattttcagttgtcaaatcgccgtgaccaatgggcggcaagtatacggctggttatggtttggttatcgttatagttaaacggtgcaactcacccttacccaaagtattttttgtcgttAAAGCTCTTTTTTAAAATGGATGATTGAATTTCTTATATCTGGCATCAGTTatcgtgtatttatttatttggctgcCAAGCCGTAGGTAgattttagtaggtacctattttatcCGACTGCGCAGTCAGCTCAgtgaaaaatacagaaaatattgTATTCAGTAC contains:
- the LOC124644378 gene encoding uncharacterized protein LOC124644378 produces the protein MTGNNVTHLCWPTYITEGKVIVLRDYDEEPFFVEHENEDREPKAYSVFSPDSKHRANRPKPRHAVLHYGRHIYHLDSFKDLTKLRSKLDKINTDYISKGYIDLINELIKSSYERETGTQQSSGPELYILSKRPISFECNGKNCEDGYRKSSRQPNEDDLAWHHKKMPLGYHKRFKIVDNDSNFKRQKKKIYKSSEESRETKKKKYSSDSSSSESKESKESNESGEHSDSNDSKESGEEKSSEESKESNESKLKSSESNEKSSESYEHKKKKKRNQDSSSRSSEERYTTKRPKKYGSQSNSDERWKKDDSSSKSYEDFTKRNDDSAEDKRKTFDNDVIIQGNKIYHSKNDKPKRHGKHEKDTRRRLQHFMPKRFHWKASEIHDLGYYWFNGPKGRYPAPQPLN